The Armatimonadota bacterium genome contains the following window.
GTGGTGACGGTGGACGAGGAGGCGCCGCTGTCCGAGGTGGCGTCCCTGATGGTCCGCCGTCAGATCAACCGGGTGCCGGTGATGCGCGGCGGGCGGCTGGTGGGCATCGTCAGCCGCGCCGACATCGTCCGGGCCCTGGCCCGTTCGGACGAGGAGATCGCCGCAGCGGTGCGGGAGAGCTTGCTGCACGACCTGTGGGTGGACACCAGCCGGCTGACGGTCGAGGTGCGCCAGGGCGTGGTGATCCTCGAGGGCGAGGTAGATCGCTGGTCCGAAAAGCAGCTGGTGGAGCGGTGGGTGGCCGCCGCCGACGGGGTGGTGGGGGTGGAGAACCGTCTGACCTACCGGTTTGACGACCGTCGGGCCTCCCTGGGCGACCTGTGGCCCGAGCCCCGGGTGGGAGGAGCGCGATGACGCCTGCCGAGCTGGCACGCCGCATCGAGCACGCCGTGCTGGGCCCCCAGACGACCGCCGCCGACGCCGGGGAGGCCGCAGGGCTGGCCCGGCGGTGGGGCGTCCGGGCCCTCGTGGTCAAACCCTGCTACGTGCCCGTGGCGGTGCGGGCCCTGGAGGGCTCACCCGTCCGGGTGGTCACGGTGGTGGGGTTCCCCCACGGAGGCCAGACCACGGAGGCCAAGGTGGCCGAGGCGCGCCAGGCGGTCGCCCAGGGCGCGGCCGAGGTGGACATGGTGATCAACATCGGGGCCCTGCGGGAGCGCGATCTGGGTCGGGTGTTCTACGACATCCGGGCTGTGGTGGAGGCCGCCGGCCGGCCGGTCAAGGTGATCCTGGAAACGGGCTATCTGACTGACGCCGAGAAGCGCCTGGGCGCGCGCCTGGCCGCCCGGGCGGGGGCCGCCTACGTCAAGACCAGCACCGGATTCGGCCCGGCGGGGGCGACGGTCGCCGACGTGGCCCTGCTGCGCCGCATCGTCCCGCGGTCGGTCGGGGTGAAAGCCGCCGGAGGCATCCGGTCCTACCGCGACGCCCTGGCGTTGCTGGACGCGGGAGCGGACCTTCTGGGCACCAGCGCCACCGAGGCGATCCTTCAGGAGGCCGCGGCGCACGCCGCCTGAG
Protein-coding sequences here:
- a CDS encoding CBS domain-containing protein encodes the protein MDEVGRTELVRAGRIRLRAKDVMTSPVITVRPDTPIKDVAALMAAHHISGVPVVTDQGELVGIITEADLLLAEARGFRRPARLAPVGEARPRLRARDLMTSPVVTVDEEAPLSEVASLMVRRQINRVPVMRGGRLVGIVSRADIVRALARSDEEIAAAVRESLLHDLWVDTSRLTVEVRQGVVILEGEVDRWSEKQLVERWVAAADGVVGVENRLTYRFDDRRASLGDLWPEPRVGGAR
- the deoC gene encoding deoxyribose-phosphate aldolase, encoding MTPAELARRIEHAVLGPQTTAADAGEAAGLARRWGVRALVVKPCYVPVAVRALEGSPVRVVTVVGFPHGGQTTEAKVAEARQAVAQGAAEVDMVINIGALRERDLGRVFYDIRAVVEAAGRPVKVILETGYLTDAEKRLGARLAARAGAAYVKTSTGFGPAGATVADVALLRRIVPRSVGVKAAGGIRSYRDALALLDAGADLLGTSATEAILQEAAAHAA